Below is a genomic region from Candidatus Eremiobacteraceae bacterium.
TTGAGTCCGATAGTTCTTTGCGGACGCGGGAGGCGAAATCGATCAACGCCTTCGCTTCGATAGGTGTTGGATGGTTTGATTTTTGATTGAGGCGCGAGAGCGCGCGGTCGCACATCGTACGGGCGCCTTTGAGGTTGGAACGTTGGATATGGTAGAGGGCCGCCGCGAGTTGGATCAAGCCGCGCTGAAATTCGTCACGCGTGCGCATCCAAAGCCCTTCGAGCACTTCGTGCGCCTCGAAGAAGCGCGCATCGTTCCAGCACTCGATGAAGGCGTCGAATTCGGGCTCGTTCACGGGGCGGCCGCCCCCAAGTGCGCCGCTTCGACTTCCGGTTCGAACGCCATGACGCGCGAAACGCCTTCCTTGACGATCGCGCCCCGATCCATCGCGTACACGTAGTCGGAAATAGCGGTCGCCTTGCGCTCGTACTGCTCTGCGAGCAAGATCGGCAGCCCCTGGCCGCTCAGCTGCACGATGAGCGCGAACATCTCGGCGACCCCTTCGGGCGGCAACCCCGAAGTCGGCTCGTCGAGCAAGAGCATTCGCGGTTTCGCCATCAGCGCGCGGCCGAGCGCCAGCAGCGTCGATTCCCACGCCGAAAGCGCGTGAGCGAACGACGTCGCGCGCCGGCCGAGGTCGGGGAAGCGCTCGAGCGTCGCGGCGACGTCGCTCTTCACCGCGTAGCGATCGCGGCGTGCGAACGCGCCGAGCTGCAGGTTCTCGCGGACCGTGAGGCTCGCGATGAGGCCGCGATCCTGCGGCACGTAGACGAGCCCCCATCGTGCAACCCGTTCGGACCGCAGCACGTCCATCCGGCGGCCGCCGAACGTGACAATGCCTTTGGCGGGCAACAAGCGGGCGATCGCCTGCAGCGTCGCGCTCTTGCCCGAGCCGCTCGGACCGACGAGCGTTGCGATCGTGCCCGTGAAGACTCGAAGCTTGACGCCATGGACGACCTCGATCCCGCCGCGCATGACGCGCAAGTCGTCGACTTCGAGCATCGGGCTGATCGTGTCGAGCAGCGTCACTGGCTCCACTCCACGCCGAGGTATGCGTCGCGCACGTCGACGTCGCGTACGACTTCGTCGAACGTGCCGTGCGCGATCGTCTGGCCCGCGTGGAGGACGAGCACGCGGTCGCACAGACCCTCGCACATCGAGATGTCGCGATCCGAGATGACGATCGCACGTCGGCCCGACTCCGCGGCCGCACGCGCGAGCAGCGCGCGCACGAGCTCGAGCTCGGATCCGTCGAGGCACCGTAGCGGCTCGTCGAGCACGAGCGCCGGCGCGCTCGATGCGAGCGCGCGCGCAAGAGCGAGCCGGCGCCGTTCGCCGGCGGTGAGATCCCAACCGTACGCATCGCGATGCTCGAGCAGTCCGACCGACTCGAGAGCGGCTCGCGCGGAAGATGCCGCCGCTTCATCACTCTCAGCGCGAAGATGCGCGCCGGCGAGCACGTTTTCGAAGGCGGTCATGCGGCCGAAAAGCCGATCTTCCTGATACATTCGCGCAAGCCCGTGCCGTGCGACGAAATGCGGCGCAAGCCCGTCGGTGCGAATCCCTCCGAGCGAAACGGATCCAGACCCCAGTGGGTGGAGACCGGAAATCGCATCGAGGAGTGTCGACTTACCGGAGCCGCTCGGGCCGGCGACTCCGATGATCTCGCCTGCGCCGCACGATAGCGAAACGCGGTCGAGCGCTTTGACTCCTCCGAACGAGACGCCGATCTCTTTGACCTCGATCATCTGCGCGCCGCCCGCGAGAATATGGAAGCGATGCCGCCCGGCAGTACGATGGTCGCCGCGAGCAGCGCCACGGCATTCACAGCGGCTGCGTGTTCTTTCGTGAACGGCGCGACCGCGGCGATAGCGACCAGCACGGCGCCTACGAGCGGTCCGAAAGAGAAGTCGGCGCCGCCCAAGACGACCGCCGCGAAGGCGGCGACGTCGCCGTGCAGCCGGTATGCGGTGATGTCGAATCCGGGATAGAAGACGCTCAGGCTGCCCGCGACTCCCGCCAGCAGCGCGCCGAGAGTCACCGCCGTCACGCGCACTCGCATTGGATCGATGCCGATGCCTTGCGCTGCGCGTTCGTCCTGCCCGATCGCGGCCGCGGCGAGTCCGTTTCGGCTGCGCGCGTAGAACCATGCTGCGACTGCGGCGCCGGCAACGGCGATGACGACGAACACCGGCGAACCCGCAGATCGAAGCGCCGCTCCTGCGGGCGCACGCACTGACAGCTCGACGGCCCAAAGCGCAAGCGAAGCGATCGCGAAACCAGTCGGCGTCGCGCGCG
It encodes:
- a CDS encoding ATP-binding cassette domain-containing protein, which translates into the protein MTLLDTISPMLEVDDLRVMRGGIEVVHGVKLRVFTGTIATLVGPSGSGKSATLQAIARLLPAKGIVTFGGRRMDVLRSERVARWGLVYVPQDRGLIASLTVRENLQLGAFARRDRYAVKSDVAATLERFPDLGRRATSFAHALSAWESTLLALGRALMAKPRMLLLDEPTSGLPPEGVAEMFALIVQLSGQGLPILLAEQYERKATAISDYVYAMDRGAIVKEGVSRVMAFEPEVEAAHLGAAAP
- a CDS encoding ATP-binding cassette domain-containing protein; this encodes MIEVKEIGVSFGGVKALDRVSLSCGAGEIIGVAGPSGSGKSTLLDAISGLHPLGSGSVSLGGIRTDGLAPHFVARHGLARMYQEDRLFGRMTAFENVLAGAHLRAESDEAAASSARAALESVGLLEHRDAYGWDLTAGERRRLALARALASSAPALVLDEPLRCLDGSELELVRALLARAAAESGRRAIVISDRDISMCEGLCDRVLVLHAGQTIAHGTFDEVVRDVDVRDAYLGVEWSQ
- a CDS encoding DUF309 domain-containing protein, whose amino-acid sequence is MNEPEFDAFIECWNDARFFEAHEVLEGLWMRTRDEFQRGLIQLAAALYHIQRSNLKGARTMCDRALSRLNQKSNHPTPIEAKALIDFASRVRKELSDSNGADLIASRPRL